A single Lolium perenne isolate Kyuss_39 chromosome 6, Kyuss_2.0, whole genome shotgun sequence DNA region contains:
- the LOC127309687 gene encoding zealexin A1 synthase, producing the protein MATVELVSCWFWVGLALMLPWIILKLWKRGDTGVQNLPPSPWRLPVIGNLHQVMASGPLLHHAMADLARRLDTPLLYLQLGEVPVVVASSPEAAREITKTHDLSFANRPWSPSVRVLVADGDAQGIVFARYGALWRQVRKICVLELLSARRVRLCRHVREEEARRLVAAIAAAAAQGKATVDVGERISAAMTDLVVRLVIGDRFDRPEEFLQVFQEGKKLATGKVSLGDLFPSSWIARLLSGNMRRAEANHRKMFELMDRAIKQHQERRGNVEEEEDMVDVLLRLQSQDDDLDEPLTMGTIKSFLRDLFNGGSETAVIEWVMAQLMRNPRVMQKAQAELRESLQGRQKVTEDDLNNLRYLKLVIKETLRLNNAVPLLMPRECRETCKIMGYDVPKGTTVFVNAWAIGRDPKYWVDAEEFIPERFESSAVDFNGTDFEFIPFGAGRRMCPGMALGLASHELMLASLLYHFDWELPAGVSPSEMDMTEEMGVTMTSRMKNGLHLRPIVRVPLQTAT; encoded by the exons ATGGCCACGGTGGAGCTAGTCTCCTGCTGGTTCTGGGTCGGCCTGGCTCTCATGCTGCCTTGGATCATCCTCAAGCTGTGGAAGCGTGGTGACACTGGCGTACAGAACCTCCCGCCCAGCCCGTGGCGGCTGCCGGTCATCGGCAACCTCCATCAGGTGATGGCCAGCGGCCCGCTCCTGCACCACGCCATGGCCGACCTCGCGCGCCGTCTCGACACGCCTCTCCTGTACCTGCAGCTCGGAGAGGTCCCCGTCGTCGTCGCCTCGTCCCCTGAGGCCGCACGGGAGATCACCAAGACCCACGACCTCAGCTTCGCGAACCGGCCGTGGAGCCCCAGCGTGCGGGTACTGGTGGCTGACGGCGACGCGCAGGGGATCGTGTTTGCACGCTACGGTGCCCTATGGCGGCAGGTCCGCAAAATATGCGTCCTTGAGCTTCTCAGCGCCCGGCGCGTGCGCTTGTGCCGCCACGtccgggaggaggaggcccgccgCCTCGTCGCTGCCATCGCCGCAGCGGCGGCGCAGGGCAAAGCCACTGTCGACGTCGGCGAGCGGATAAGCGCGGCCATGACGGACTTGGTGGTTCGGCTCGTGATCGGCGACCGCTTCGATCGGCCAGAGGAGTTCTTGCAGGTCTTCCAGGAGGGGAAAAAGCTTGCCACCGGTAAAGTCAGCCTCGGCGACCTATTCCCGTCCTCCTGGATCGCGAGGCTTTTAAGTGGCAACATGCGCCGGGCGGAGGCGAACCACCGCAAGATGTTCGAGCTGATGGACCGTGCCATCAAGCAGCACCAGGAGCGCAGAGGCaacgtggaggaggaggaggacatggTGGACGTGCTCCTCAGGTTGCAGAGCCAAGATGATGACCTCGACGAGCCGCTTACCATGGGAACCATCAAATCCTTCTTGCGT GACCTTTTCAATGGCGGGAGCGAGACAGCGGTGATAGAATGGGTCATGGCCCAGCTCATGAGAAACCCGAGAGTGATGCAGAAAGCACAAGCCGAGCTGCGCGAGAGCCTCCAGGGGAGGCAAAAGGTCACAGAAGATGACCTGAACAACCTCAGGTACCTCAAGCTTGTCATCAAGGAGACGCTGAGGCTGAACAACGCGGTGCCGCTGCTCATGCCAAGGGAATGCAGGGAGACGTGCAAGATCATGGGGTACGACGTGCCCAAGGGCACCACCGTCTTTGTCAATGCGTGGGCGATCGGCAGGGACCCGAAGTACTGGGTCGACGCCGAGGAGTTCATCCCGGAGCGGTTCGAGAGCAGCGCAGTTGATTTTAATGGCACCGACTTTGAGTTCATACCCTTTGGAGCTGGACGGAGAATGTGTCCAGGGATGGCGCTTGGTCTGGCGAGCCACGAGCTTATGCTCGCCTCTCTACTCTACCACTTTGACTGGGAGCTCCCAGCTGGGGTCTCGCCGAGCGAGATGGACATGACAGAGGAGATGGGAGTGACCATGACAAGCCGAATGAAAAATGGTCTTCACCTGCGCCCAATTGTTCGTGTGCCCCTACAAACGGCCACATAG
- the LOC139832409 gene encoding uncharacterized protein, which yields MWEATVPLKIKIFSWQLALDKLPSGLQILTRNGPSNGQCPLCGAPEDASHIFFSCSLAIFAWSVTRQLLGCNWRPANFAQFHAILSSFSGYPRTLLWILFLAQSWALWNLWSLKCKSREKKGINWMARELRELYASLKPASM from the exons ATGTGGGAAGCCACGGTTCCGCTAAAAATCAAAATCTTCTCCTGGCAGTTAGCGCTTGATAAGCTGCCCTCGGGGTTGCAGATCCTTACTCGCAACGGTCCGTCCAATGGTCAATGTCCTCTGTGCGGTGCGCCGGAGGATGCTAGCCACATTTTCTTCTCCTGCTCCTTGGCGATCTTCGCGTGGTCAGTCACGCGCCAGCTGCTCGGGTGCAACTGGCGCCCCGCCAACTTCGCCCAATTTCACGCCATCCTTTCTAGCTTCTCGGGTTATCCCAGAACACTGTTGTGGATCCTTTTCCTTGCCCAGTCTTGGGCGTTGTGGAAT CTGTGGAGCCTAAAATGCAAGTCAAGAGAAAAGAAGGGCATAAACTGGATGGCACGCGAGCTAAGGGAGCTGTACGCGTCGCTCAAGCCAGCATCGATGTGA